In Sulfitobacter sp. W027, a single window of DNA contains:
- a CDS encoding nucleoside triphosphate pyrophosphatase: MQFILGSGSPRRLELLAQIGVVPDAIRAPDIDETPHKAELPRPYCARMAREKVAAVPAETDDIVLCADTTVALGRRILGKPENEAEAEAFLRLMSGRRHKVVTAVAVKRGEKLWQRDVQSTVKMKPLSEPEIRRYLATGDWRGKAGGYGIQGPAGALIPWISGSFTAIVGLPLAEAANLLQAAGYPFDGGAA, encoded by the coding sequence ATGCAGTTCATTCTCGGATCAGGATCACCGCGCCGGTTGGAGCTTTTGGCCCAGATCGGTGTGGTCCCCGATGCCATCCGCGCCCCCGACATTGACGAGACCCCCCACAAGGCCGAACTGCCGCGCCCCTATTGCGCCCGCATGGCCCGTGAGAAGGTGGCGGCTGTGCCTGCTGAGACGGATGATATCGTGCTCTGCGCCGATACCACCGTGGCGCTTGGGCGGCGTATCTTGGGCAAGCCTGAGAATGAGGCCGAGGCAGAGGCGTTCTTGCGGCTCATGTCCGGCCGCCGTCATAAGGTCGTAACGGCCGTCGCCGTAAAGCGCGGCGAAAAGCTTTGGCAACGCGATGTCCAAAGCACCGTAAAGATGAAACCCCTTTCCGAGCCGGAAATCCGCCGCTACCTCGCCACCGGCGATTGGCGCGGCAAAGCGGGTGGCTATGGGATCCAAGGCCCCGCTGGCGCGCTTATCCCATGGATCAGCGGCTCATTCACTGCAATCGTCGGCCTGCCTTTGGCCG
- the infA gene encoding translation initiation factor IF-1, which translates to MAKEDTLEFPGVVKELLPNATFRVELENGHEIIAHTAGKMRKNRIRVLAGDKVQVEMTPYDLTKGRINYRFK; encoded by the coding sequence ATGGCCAAGGAAGATACGCTCGAATTTCCCGGTGTCGTGAAGGAACTCCTGCCTAACGCGACGTTTCGGGTCGAGCTGGAAAACGGCCATGAGATCATCGCGCATACGGCAGGCAAGATGCGGAAAAACCGCATCCGTGTTCTGGCTGGCGACAAAGTTCAGGTGGAAATGACACCCTATGATTTGACCAAGGGTCGGATCAACTATCGCTTCAAGTAA
- a CDS encoding carbon-nitrogen hydrolase family protein — MKIATAAYPLDVLTSWGQYEDKLARWVADAAVQGAELLVFPEYAAMELATLDGPEVAANLERSLFSVSEKLDEADRLHVRLAAEHNVHIVAGSGPAATDSRSVNRARLITPSGQVGMQDKQIMTRFEREEWGVIGGNALQVFETAIGKIGILICYDSEFPLLGRALADCDVICVPSVTETLAGYWRVRIGSMARALENQCITAMSSVVGAADWSDALGQSYGAGGIFCPPDRGFPPTGILGVREVNAPGWTVAEADMAQVAEVRADGIVLNRRDWQDQLGRDGTAINVALR; from the coding sequence ATGAAAATCGCTACAGCCGCCTATCCGCTCGATGTTTTGACGTCTTGGGGGCAATACGAAGACAAACTGGCCCGTTGGGTCGCCGATGCGGCAGTGCAGGGGGCGGAACTGCTGGTTTTCCCCGAATATGCCGCAATGGAATTGGCCACACTGGACGGGCCAGAGGTTGCTGCCAATTTGGAGCGGTCGCTATTTTCGGTTTCCGAAAAGCTGGATGAGGCGGACCGGCTGCATGTAAGGCTCGCGGCTGAGCATAACGTGCATATTGTGGCAGGCTCTGGTCCTGCGGCGACCGACAGTCGTTCGGTCAACCGCGCGCGGCTGATCACGCCCTCGGGGCAGGTGGGGATGCAGGACAAGCAGATCATGACCCGTTTTGAGCGTGAAGAGTGGGGTGTGATTGGAGGCAATGCGCTTCAGGTTTTCGAGACGGCCATCGGCAAGATCGGCATTTTGATCTGTTATGACAGCGAATTCCCCCTGCTGGGCCGCGCGCTGGCGGATTGCGACGTGATCTGCGTGCCAAGCGTGACCGAAACGCTGGCGGGGTATTGGCGCGTGCGCATCGGCTCCATGGCCCGCGCGCTGGAGAATCAGTGCATCACCGCGATGTCATCAGTCGTTGGCGCGGCGGATTGGTCCGATGCTTTGGGTCAATCCTACGGCGCAGGCGGGATTTTCTGCCCGCCCGACCGAGGCTTTCCGCCCACGGGTATCTTGGGCGTGCGAGAGGTCAATGCCCCCGGCTGGACCGTGGCAGAAGCCGATATGGCACAGGTCGCTGAGGTGCGCGCCGATGGCATCGTGCTGAACCGCAGGGACTGGCAGGATCAGCTTGGCCGCGACGGAACGGCGATAAACGTCGCTTTGCGCTGA
- a CDS encoding LysR family transcriptional regulator, which produces MLNKGITLRGIEVFEALARSGSVAQAAQATGLSQPAVSQQMRNLEAAIGAELVDHSRRPMRLTQAGQMFLRRAEQALSELRQAQSEVTVMDLAHLEALNLGVIDDFDDDLTPRLATILGDSLTGCRFRMITAGSNEMAAALRDKSLHMALSAQIDSALDAVLEYPLARDPFILVTPAEVPHAPVALLAGDTDLPFLRYAADQLIARQIEAHLTAQGHSLPARFEIGSHLALMAMVARGIGWAITTPLGYMRAVRFHAKLAAHPLPAPVPARTISLFAGAEWSGPVPRDIAQTVRQLMQTHMIAPAIAELPWLAEGFHLLEDHNRIGE; this is translated from the coding sequence ATGCTGAACAAAGGGATCACCCTTCGGGGCATCGAAGTGTTTGAGGCGCTGGCGCGCAGCGGATCGGTGGCGCAGGCCGCACAGGCCACGGGGCTCAGCCAACCCGCCGTCAGCCAACAGATGCGCAACCTTGAAGCCGCCATCGGCGCGGAACTGGTCGATCACTCGCGCCGCCCGATGCGTCTGACCCAAGCCGGGCAGATGTTCCTACGCCGCGCCGAACAGGCGCTGTCGGAGTTGCGACAGGCACAGAGCGAAGTCACGGTGATGGATCTGGCCCACCTTGAGGCGCTAAATCTCGGCGTGATCGATGATTTCGACGATGATCTAACCCCACGCCTTGCCACCATCCTTGGCGACAGCCTGACCGGATGCCGCTTTCGCATGATTACCGCAGGCAGCAACGAAATGGCCGCAGCCCTGCGCGACAAAAGCCTGCATATGGCGCTATCGGCGCAGATCGACAGCGCCCTCGACGCGGTCCTAGAGTATCCGCTGGCCCGCGACCCCTTCATCCTCGTAACCCCTGCCGAAGTGCCCCATGCCCCCGTTGCCCTGCTGGCAGGCGACACCGACCTGCCGTTCCTGCGCTATGCCGCCGACCAGTTAATTGCGCGTCAAATCGAAGCCCATCTCACCGCCCAAGGCCACAGCCTGCCCGCACGGTTCGAGATCGGCAGCCATCTTGCGCTGATGGCTATGGTGGCACGGGGAATCGGCTGGGCCATCACCACGCCCTTGGGCTACATGCGTGCGGTGCGCTTTCATGCGAAGCTCGCCGCGCACCCCCTGCCTGCCCCGGTGCCTGCGCGGACCATCTCACTTTTCGCCGGAGCCGAATGGTCCGGCCCGGTACCGCGCGACATCGCACAGACCGTGCGGCAACTGATGCAGACCCATATGATCGCCCCCGCCATTGCAGAACTGCCGTGGCTGGCTGAGGGGTTTCACCTGCTTGAAGACCACAACCGGATCGGAGAATAA
- a CDS encoding NAD-dependent deacylase: MTKIVILTGAGISAESGIETFRASDGLWAQHRVEDVATPEGFARNPKLVVDFYNARRAQAAEVSPNAAHQALARLEAELNGEVVVITQNVDDLHEQGGSQKVMHMHGALKGALCAACDHRWPAPMVMAPGDACPACSASAARPDIVWFGEMPYEMDVLFDHLAEADVFAAIGTSGNVYPAAGFVAEARRAGAHTIEFNLERSAVGNQFAEHRIGPASQTVPEWVEEVLGAHR, encoded by the coding sequence ATGACCAAGATCGTGATCCTTACCGGCGCGGGCATCTCTGCCGAAAGTGGGATTGAGACCTTCCGCGCCTCCGATGGCCTTTGGGCGCAGCACCGGGTCGAAGACGTCGCCACGCCCGAAGGCTTTGCCCGCAATCCCAAACTGGTGGTCGATTTTTACAATGCCCGCCGCGCGCAGGCAGCTGAGGTTTCGCCCAACGCCGCACATCAAGCACTGGCGCGTTTGGAGGCCGAGCTTAACGGGGAGGTCGTGGTTATTACCCAGAATGTCGATGACCTGCACGAACAGGGCGGCTCGCAAAAAGTAATGCACATGCATGGCGCGCTCAAAGGCGCGCTCTGCGCCGCTTGTGATCACCGCTGGCCTGCGCCCATGGTGATGGCACCGGGCGATGCCTGCCCCGCCTGCAGCGCCTCTGCCGCGCGGCCAGATATCGTCTGGTTCGGCGAGATGCCCTATGAGATGGATGTGCTCTTCGATCATCTGGCCGAGGCGGATGTCTTTGCTGCCATCGGCACCTCAGGCAATGTTTACCCCGCCGCCGGATTTGTCGCCGAAGCCCGCCGCGCCGGGGCGCATACGATTGAATTCAATCTCGAACGCTCCGCCGTCGGCAATCAGTTCGCGGAACATCGCATCGGTCCTGCCAGTCAGACGGTGCCCGAATGGGTAGAAGAGGTCTTGGGCGCGCACCGATAG
- a CDS encoding BCCT family transporter, with protein MTEPAPHDSEIETDFEVGQDNIDGTLGPLGFDIHNPVFMVSGLTAVAFVVLTMLFPDQAGEIFLAVRDFATSKLDWLFMIIVNIFVIFCIALIFLPVAKVRLGGRDAVPEYSYPAWFAMLFAAGMGIGLLFFGVLEPVYHMNVSGPLGVPLPIAEDGSIIPENVEAARAMGLAATFYHWGLHGWAVYAIMALALALFTYNKGLPFSIRSCFYPILGDRVWGWPGHFIDILAVFATLFGLATSLGLGAQQANAGFNFAFGLEISTNVQVIIIFLVTAVALVSVWRGLDGGVKILSEVNMVVAILFFLFVLFVGPTLVGLDGFWTGLVAYSQEIIPLSNPFGRDDDAYREGWTAFYWAWWVSWAPFVGMFIARVSRGRTVREFIICVLLIPSLIIFIWMGVFGGIAIDQILTSPETSLVKANVIDSYSPELSLFGMLNELPFTKTASTIAILLALVFFVTSSDSGSLVVDTITAGGKIDAPVPQRIFWCIVEGLIAIVLLIGGGLSALQAGVTATGVPFAILMLVMCYTIYKGLRSEPR; from the coding sequence ATGACTGAGCCTGCCCCCCACGATAGTGAGATCGAAACCGATTTCGAGGTCGGCCAAGACAATATCGACGGCACCCTCGGCCCGCTTGGCTTTGACATCCACAACCCGGTTTTCATGGTATCGGGATTGACGGCGGTGGCCTTCGTGGTGCTCACGATGCTGTTTCCGGATCAGGCTGGGGAGATCTTTCTCGCTGTTCGGGATTTTGCCACCAGCAAGCTCGATTGGCTTTTCATGATCATCGTGAATATCTTCGTTATCTTCTGTATCGCGTTGATCTTCTTGCCTGTCGCTAAAGTCAGGCTCGGCGGTCGAGATGCTGTGCCGGAATATTCCTACCCCGCGTGGTTTGCCATGCTTTTCGCAGCTGGCATGGGCATCGGTCTGTTGTTCTTTGGTGTGCTCGAGCCGGTCTATCATATGAACGTTTCTGGCCCGCTGGGGGTGCCGCTGCCGATTGCAGAAGATGGTTCGATCATTCCGGAAAACGTTGAGGCAGCGCGTGCCATGGGACTTGCCGCGACATTCTATCACTGGGGTCTGCACGGCTGGGCTGTTTATGCAATCATGGCGCTGGCACTGGCTTTGTTCACCTATAACAAGGGTCTGCCCTTCTCGATCCGGTCGTGTTTCTATCCGATTTTGGGTGATCGTGTCTGGGGCTGGCCGGGGCACTTCATTGATATTCTCGCCGTATTTGCGACGCTTTTTGGTCTGGCAACATCGCTGGGCTTAGGTGCACAGCAGGCCAATGCAGGGTTCAACTTCGCCTTCGGGCTTGAGATTTCAACCAACGTGCAGGTGATCATCATCTTCTTGGTGACTGCCGTGGCGCTGGTGTCGGTCTGGCGGGGTTTGGACGGCGGGGTGAAGATCCTGTCGGAGGTAAACATGGTCGTGGCGATCCTGTTTTTCCTCTTCGTGCTCTTCGTCGGCCCGACGCTGGTGGGGCTGGATGGTTTCTGGACCGGTCTGGTGGCCTATTCGCAAGAGATCATTCCGCTTTCCAACCCCTTTGGCCGCGATGACGACGCCTACCGCGAAGGGTGGACGGCGTTCTATTGGGCGTGGTGGGTTTCCTGGGCGCCTTTCGTGGGCATGTTCATTGCGCGGGTCTCGCGCGGGCGCACGGTTCGGGAATTCATCATCTGCGTGCTGCTGATCCCCTCGTTGATCATCTTTATCTGGATGGGGGTCTTTGGCGGGATCGCGATTGACCAGATCCTCACCAGCCCTGAAACCTCGCTGGTGAAGGCCAATGTGATCGACAGCTATTCGCCTGAACTGTCGCTTTTCGGGATGTTGAATGAGCTGCCCTTTACCAAGACCGCATCGACCATAGCAATTCTTCTGGCGCTGGTGTTTTTTGTCACCTCGTCGGATTCAGGATCGCTTGTCGTCGATACGATCACGGCAGGTGGCAAGATCGACGCGCCGGTGCCGCAACGGATCTTCTGGTGCATCGTCGAGGGGTTGATCGCCATCGTGCTTTTGATCGGCGGTGGGCTGTCGGCCCTGCAAGCCGGGGTCACGGCAACGGGGGTACCTTTCGCCATTCTGATGCTAGTGATGTGCTACACGATCTACAAAGGGCTGCGCAGCGAACCGCGCTGA